In Cloacibacterium caeni, a single window of DNA contains:
- the dacB gene encoding D-alanyl-D-alanine carboxypeptidase/D-alanyl-D-alanine endopeptidase gives MKKFFAFITVFCLQIFYSQSVTQNLDKAVQSLLASSPMYSGNLSFYVADESGNFVYEYQGNKGLSTASTMKIFTAAAALETLGKNYQYKTQIALDKNLYIFSNGDPTLGSWRYDGYKPEHFISKIIETLKSRNIKEIPGDLVIDDTYFDFQKIPGGWPYNDIGNYYGAGVWGLNWRENQFDINTFGKDFKNININLEGVHFVNDARTEGTSDRSIIFTTPYNNVAHITGTLPAKNITISGASPNPPKQLALEIVAELKKQNIAFNGKMIINSERLIEGQNPLAFPKNKVILEYLSPTLDKMVFWFLKKSINFYGETFVKTMAKEKTGNSSFEIGMKYLKNFWKQRGIDERMINFVDGSGLSPQNYASTRAEVLALIWAKKQPWFAEYFEGFPVQGNGMKMKSGSIKDCRAFAGYHTSQSGQKYVFAIIMNNYQANDMSDALYKVLNHLK, from the coding sequence ATGAAGAAATTTTTTGCTTTTATAACGGTTTTTTGCTTGCAAATATTTTATTCACAGTCGGTTACACAGAATTTAGATAAAGCGGTTCAGTCACTTTTGGCGTCTTCTCCTATGTATTCTGGGAATCTTTCTTTTTATGTAGCAGATGAAAGCGGAAACTTTGTTTATGAATATCAAGGAAACAAAGGATTGTCTACCGCTTCTACCATGAAAATTTTTACTGCAGCAGCGGCTTTGGAAACTTTAGGAAAGAATTATCAATATAAAACTCAAATCGCTTTAGATAAAAATCTGTATATTTTTTCAAATGGAGATCCTACTTTGGGAAGTTGGCGTTATGATGGTTATAAACCAGAACATTTTATTTCAAAAATCATAGAAACACTCAAGTCCAGAAATATCAAAGAAATTCCTGGCGATTTAGTGATAGATGACACGTACTTTGATTTTCAAAAAATTCCTGGAGGTTGGCCTTATAATGACATTGGGAATTATTACGGAGCTGGAGTTTGGGGTTTAAATTGGCGAGAAAACCAATTTGACATCAATACTTTTGGTAAAGATTTTAAAAATATCAATATCAATTTAGAAGGTGTACATTTTGTGAATGATGCAAGAACGGAAGGAACTTCGGACAGAAGTATTATTTTTACTACTCCATATAATAATGTGGCGCATATTACAGGAACGCTTCCTGCAAAAAATATAACGATTTCTGGAGCGTCACCTAATCCGCCAAAACAATTGGCGCTAGAAATTGTGGCAGAATTAAAGAAACAAAACATCGCTTTTAACGGAAAAATGATCATCAATTCTGAAAGATTAATTGAAGGGCAAAATCCTTTAGCATTTCCTAAAAATAAAGTGATTTTAGAATATTTGTCGCCTACTTTAGATAAAATGGTCTTTTGGTTTCTGAAAAAAAGCATCAATTTCTACGGTGAAACTTTCGTGAAAACAATGGCTAAAGAAAAAACAGGAAATTCATCTTTTGAAATTGGAATGAAATACCTTAAAAATTTCTGGAAACAGCGTGGAATAGATGAAAGAATGATTAATTTTGTAGATGGAAGTGGATTGTCTCCGCAAAATTATGCTTCTACAAGAGCTGAAGTTTTAGCTTTGATTTGGGCGAAAAAACAACCTTGGTTTGCTGAATATTTTGAAGGATTTCCAGTGCAAGGAAATGGCATGAAAATGAAAAGCGGTAGCATAAAAGATTGCAGAGCTTTTGCAGGTTATCATACTTCTCAATCTGGTCAAAAATATGTTTTTGCGATTATTATGAATAATTATCAGGCTAATGATATGAGTGATGCGCTGTACAAAGTTTTGAATCATTTGAAATAA
- a CDS encoding sensor histidine kinase, with protein MRNNFISKINNWFVFVLLTIIVAGLAVSSNFLINHLRKKETDRIKSLATAVKYLQDNNVDSRLNDLSLNVIDENKDIPIIITDKNRNLIESKNIDEEILNNPEKLKQKIAEMDDKYPPFEIQLPNFNNQFVFYDNSDLLNYLRYYPYALGLFIGLYLLFSFWFLRTIKKSDESMLWAGLAKETAHQIGTPLSSMIGWVEVMKLDANRNDDGLLEINKDINRLKTISERFSKIGSVPELNDLNLKETFQQNFDYLKSRISRKVNFELKVPAREILIPHNRILMSWVIENLVKNAVDAMKGEGKLEISLYSKNNYVLIDVKDSGSGMTNTQMRSAFKPGYSTKKRGWGLGLSLAKRVINEYHNGDIKIAESEVGKGTTFRIVLKA; from the coding sequence TTGAGAAACAACTTTATTTCTAAGATAAACAACTGGTTTGTGTTTGTGCTATTAACCATAATAGTTGCAGGATTGGCTGTTTCTTCTAATTTTTTAATCAATCATCTTAGAAAAAAAGAAACCGACAGAATAAAATCGCTTGCAACGGCTGTAAAATATCTTCAAGACAATAACGTAGATTCTCGATTGAATGACTTATCACTCAATGTTATCGACGAAAATAAGGACATTCCCATTATTATCACTGATAAAAACAGGAATCTGATTGAAAGTAAAAATATCGATGAAGAAATCTTAAACAATCCCGAAAAACTGAAACAAAAAATAGCTGAAATGGATGATAAATATCCTCCATTTGAAATTCAGTTGCCCAATTTTAATAACCAATTTGTGTTTTATGATAACTCAGATTTACTCAATTATTTGCGTTATTATCCTTATGCATTAGGTTTGTTCATCGGTTTGTATCTTCTGTTTTCTTTTTGGTTTTTGCGCACCATCAAAAAATCAGATGAATCCATGTTGTGGGCTGGTTTGGCTAAAGAAACTGCACACCAAATCGGAACTCCGCTTTCTTCTATGATTGGTTGGGTAGAAGTAATGAAACTCGATGCCAATAGAAATGATGATGGTTTACTTGAAATCAATAAAGATATCAATCGTTTAAAAACCATTTCTGAACGTTTTTCGAAAATTGGTTCGGTTCCAGAACTTAATGATTTGAATTTAAAGGAAACATTTCAACAAAACTTTGATTATCTGAAATCTAGAATTTCCAGAAAAGTAAATTTTGAACTCAAAGTTCCCGCAAGAGAAATATTGATTCCTCACAATAGAATTTTGATGAGTTGGGTGATCGAAAACCTTGTGAAAAATGCGGTAGATGCCATGAAAGGAGAGGGAAAATTGGAAATTTCTCTTTATTCTAAAAATAATTACGTGTTGATAGACGTAAAAGATTCTGGCTCTGGAATGACCAATACTCAAATGCGAAGTGCTTTCAAACCGGGTTATTCTACCAAAAAAAGAGGTTGGGGGCTTGGTTTGTCTTTAGCAAAACGAGTCATCAACGAATATCACAATGGCGACATCAAAATCGCTGAATCTGAGGTAGGAAAGGGAACTACTTTTAGAATTGTGCTGAAAGCGTAG
- a CDS encoding YggS family pyridoxal phosphate-dependent enzyme: MSIQENYHKIKAQISENVELVAVSKFHHIEKIKEVYDCGQKVFGENKVQELLTKVNELPADIQWHLIGHLQTNKVKYISPFIDTIQSVDSEKLLLEINKEAAKKNRIIKVLLQVKIAEEETKYGLEIAEAKEIFSNYLEHKYPNIEILGLMGMATFTDNKNQVKSEFLVLKSLFDELSTFRKLETLSMGMSDDFALAIECGSTSVRIGSAIFGVRNY, encoded by the coding sequence ATGTCTATTCAAGAAAATTACCATAAAATAAAAGCCCAAATTTCAGAAAACGTAGAATTAGTAGCCGTTTCTAAATTTCATCATATTGAAAAAATTAAAGAAGTTTATGATTGCGGACAAAAAGTTTTCGGAGAAAATAAAGTACAAGAGCTTTTAACCAAAGTAAACGAACTTCCAGCTGATATTCAATGGCATTTAATTGGTCATTTACAAACCAATAAAGTAAAATATATTTCTCCTTTTATAGATACCATTCAAAGTGTAGATTCTGAAAAATTATTATTAGAAATCAACAAAGAAGCAGCAAAAAAAAATAGAATAATTAAAGTTTTACTTCAAGTAAAAATTGCCGAAGAAGAAACCAAATATGGTCTTGAAATCGCTGAAGCGAAAGAAATTTTCAGCAATTATTTAGAACACAAATACCCAAATATTGAGATTTTAGGTTTGATGGGAATGGCAACTTTTACAGACAACAAAAATCAAGTAAAATCAGAGTTTTTAGTTCTAAAATCTCTATTCGATGAACTTTCTACCTTCAGAAAACTAGAAACACTTTCTATGGGAATGAGTGACGATTTTGCACTTGCAATAGAATGTGGCTCTACTTCTGTAAGAATAGGTTCTGCTATATTTGGAGTGAGAAATTATTAA
- the namA gene encoding NADPH dehydrogenase NamA, with protein sequence MKLFTPIKFRNLEIKNRVVMAPMCMYSAENGVVNDFHLVHYATRAFGGVGLIIAEATGVVPEGRITDKCAGIWNDEQAEAWKKIVEFIHQNTETKIGIQLGHAGRKASTWNGKQTSLEENGWITVAPSEIPYLEGERTPHALTKSEISELVNAFKEAAVRSVKAGFDVIEIHAAHGYLISQFLSPLSNVRTDEYGGSLENRARILLEIVEAVNEVLNNNVPLFVRISATEYAENGWNVEDSVALSKILKEKGVDLIDVSSGGNISGAKINVFSGYQVPFSHQIKQEAEVKTGAVGLITNAIQAEEILQKDEADVILLARELLRNPYFVAKSSWENNQVSFFPPQYERGKP encoded by the coding sequence ATGAAACTTTTTACCCCAATTAAGTTTAGAAATTTAGAAATAAAAAACAGAGTAGTCATGGCGCCTATGTGTATGTATTCTGCAGAAAATGGCGTAGTGAATGATTTTCACTTGGTGCATTATGCCACTCGCGCTTTTGGTGGAGTAGGATTAATCATTGCAGAAGCTACTGGTGTAGTTCCAGAAGGTAGAATTACGGATAAATGTGCTGGAATTTGGAATGATGAACAAGCTGAAGCATGGAAAAAAATCGTAGAATTCATCCATCAAAATACAGAAACCAAAATCGGGATTCAATTAGGTCATGCTGGTAGAAAAGCTTCTACTTGGAATGGCAAACAAACTTCTTTAGAAGAAAACGGATGGATTACGGTTGCGCCTTCAGAAATTCCTTATCTAGAAGGTGAAAGAACACCTCATGCTTTAACAAAATCTGAAATTTCAGAATTGGTAAACGCTTTCAAAGAAGCTGCAGTAAGAAGTGTGAAAGCAGGTTTTGATGTGATTGAGATTCATGCTGCACATGGTTATTTAATTTCTCAGTTTTTATCTCCTTTAAGCAATGTAAGAACAGATGAATACGGCGGAAGTTTAGAAAATAGAGCGAGAATTTTACTAGAAATCGTAGAAGCTGTGAATGAAGTTTTAAATAACAATGTTCCTTTGTTTGTGAGGATTTCTGCAACAGAATACGCTGAAAACGGTTGGAATGTAGAAGATTCCGTAGCGCTTTCTAAAATTTTGAAAGAAAAGGGTGTAGATTTAATTGATGTTTCTAGCGGTGGAAATATTTCTGGTGCTAAAATCAATGTTTTTTCGGGTTATCAAGTTCCTTTTTCTCATCAAATAAAGCAAGAAGCAGAAGTGAAAACTGGTGCAGTAGGCTTGATTACCAATGCAATTCAAGCGGAAGAAATTTTGCAAAAAGATGAAGCAGATGTAATTTTGTTAGCAAGAGAACTTCTTAGAAATCCATATTTTGTAGCAAAAAGCTCTTGGGAAAATAATCAAGTAAGTTTCTTCCCTCCACAATACGAAAGGGGTAAGCCTTAA
- a CDS encoding sigma-54-dependent transcriptional regulator, which translates to MQKVLIVEDEKAISGVLHSILSDELTNYEVLVAEDGLEAYKLIEKDDFALVISDIKMPKLSGTELLKQALQLKPDTTFVMISGHADIDTAVNSLKDGAYDFISKPIDINRLITSVRNALDRKNLVQTTKVLQKENTQLKKKVNKKYQMIGTSEALSKIQNMIEKVAATDARVLITGPNGAGKELVAHSIHAQSERSRGPMIEVNCAAIPSELIESELFGHVKGSFTGAIKDKQGKFELANGGTIFLDEIGDMSLVAQAKVLRALQESRVSPVGSDKEIKVDVRVVAATNKNLQKEIEDGKFREDLYHRLSVIEIYVPPLDARKEDIPLLVEHFAQIIADEQGNAVRKFDDKAIKALQNFSWTGNIRELRNVVERLIILGGNPVTAEDVAAFVRK; encoded by the coding sequence ATGCAAAAAGTATTAATCGTAGAAGACGAAAAAGCAATTTCTGGTGTACTGCACAGTATTTTATCAGATGAATTAACCAATTACGAAGTTTTGGTTGCAGAAGATGGTTTAGAAGCCTACAAACTCATCGAAAAAGATGATTTTGCATTGGTTATTTCAGATATAAAAATGCCAAAACTTTCTGGTACAGAACTTTTGAAACAAGCACTTCAATTAAAACCAGACACTACTTTTGTCATGATTTCTGGTCATGCTGACATTGATACTGCTGTAAATTCTCTTAAAGATGGCGCTTATGATTTTATTTCAAAACCTATTGATATTAATAGATTGATTACCAGCGTAAGAAATGCTCTTGACCGTAAAAATTTGGTTCAAACGACTAAAGTTCTTCAAAAAGAAAATACTCAACTCAAGAAAAAAGTCAACAAAAAATACCAAATGATTGGTACTTCTGAAGCGCTTTCTAAAATTCAAAATATGATTGAAAAAGTAGCTGCTACAGATGCTAGAGTTTTGATTACGGGGCCAAATGGTGCTGGTAAAGAATTGGTAGCCCATTCTATTCATGCACAAAGCGAAAGAAGTAGAGGACCAATGATTGAGGTAAACTGTGCGGCAATTCCATCAGAATTAATAGAATCTGAACTTTTCGGTCACGTAAAAGGTTCATTTACAGGCGCTATAAAAGACAAACAAGGTAAATTTGAATTAGCAAACGGAGGAACAATTTTCTTAGACGAAATTGGCGACATGAGTTTGGTAGCACAAGCTAAAGTTCTTCGTGCGCTTCAAGAAAGCAGAGTTTCACCTGTAGGAAGTGACAAAGAAATAAAAGTAGATGTAAGAGTGGTTGCTGCAACCAATAAAAATCTACAAAAAGAAATAGAAGACGGAAAATTTAGAGAAGATTTGTATCACAGACTTTCTGTGATTGAAATTTATGTACCACCATTAGATGCTAGAAAGGAGGACATTCCGCTTTTGGTAGAACATTTTGCTCAAATCATTGCAGATGAACAAGGAAATGCAGTTAGAAAATTTGACGACAAAGCGATAAAAGCACTTCAAAATTTCTCTTGGACAGGAAACATTCGTGAGCTGAGAAACGTAGTAGAGCGTTTAATCATTTTGGGCGGGAATCCTGTAACAGCAGAAGATGTAGCAGCTTTCGTAAGAAAATAG
- the nhaA gene encoding Na+/H+ antiporter NhaA gives MLITNYFRKFFQIAQSSGNLLIICVIVSLMIANSSLGDDFENLLNYPIGPYSTSLWINDGLMAIFFLLVGLEIKRELIEGELSSLKNASLPIFAAIGGMLVPALIFVFFNYGTEYQNGWGIPMATDIAFSLAIISMLGKRVPASVKIFLTALAIVDDLGAIVVIAIFYTEKLEFTYLALSGAILLLLILLNFFKVKKHIFYIIPGLFLWHFMHHSGIHATIAGVLLAFTIPTNESTTEISPLEKLEEKLHLPVNYFIMPIFALANTNIQFKSGMIEGLFSNFGYGIILGLVLGKVIGINLFSFIAIKLKLSDLPKKSNWSQMIGAGLLAGIGFTMSIFIALLSYKGHTEIQDEAKFAILVASAISGFSGYFLLKLSAKKKISVSDYKENI, from the coding sequence ATGCTGATTACCAATTATTTTAGAAAATTTTTCCAAATTGCACAATCTTCAGGAAATTTATTGATTATCTGTGTCATCGTTTCATTAATGATTGCCAACTCTAGTTTAGGAGATGATTTTGAAAATCTGTTAAATTATCCAATTGGACCTTATTCTACAAGTCTTTGGATTAATGATGGTTTAATGGCCATTTTCTTCTTATTGGTAGGTTTAGAAATTAAACGTGAACTCATAGAAGGAGAACTTTCTAGCCTTAAAAACGCTTCTCTTCCTATTTTTGCAGCAATTGGCGGAATGCTGGTTCCTGCATTAATCTTCGTATTTTTTAACTACGGAACAGAATACCAAAATGGTTGGGGAATTCCTATGGCAACAGATATTGCCTTTTCTCTCGCTATTATTTCTATGCTGGGGAAAAGAGTTCCAGCTTCTGTTAAAATTTTCCTTACTGCATTAGCTATTGTAGACGATTTGGGAGCAATTGTTGTGATTGCGATTTTTTATACAGAGAAATTAGAATTCACTTATTTAGCTTTGAGTGGTGCCATTTTACTCCTTTTAATTCTTTTAAATTTTTTCAAAGTTAAAAAACATATTTTCTACATCATTCCAGGATTATTTTTATGGCATTTTATGCATCACAGTGGCATTCATGCTACTATCGCAGGAGTTTTATTGGCATTTACCATTCCTACAAATGAAAGCACTACAGAAATCTCGCCTTTAGAAAAATTAGAAGAAAAATTACACTTACCCGTTAATTATTTCATCATGCCGATTTTTGCATTAGCGAATACTAATATTCAGTTTAAAAGCGGAATGATAGAGGGATTATTTAGCAATTTCGGCTACGGAATTATTCTAGGTTTAGTTCTAGGAAAAGTAATAGGAATCAATCTTTTTTCCTTTATTGCCATCAAATTAAAGCTAAGCGATTTACCTAAAAAAAGCAATTGGTCTCAAATGATTGGTGCAGGTTTATTGGCAGGAATTGGTTTTACCATGTCTATTTTCATCGCGTTGCTATCTTACAAAGGACACACCGAAATACAAGACGAAGCTAAATTTGCGATTCTGGTAGCTTCTGCAATTTCTGGATTTTCTGGTTACTTTTTACTGAAACTTTCAGCTAAAAAGAAAATTTCGGTTTCCGATTATAAAGAAAATATTTAA
- a CDS encoding RelA/SpoT family protein, translating to MVYDLEKENKEIQYRYKDLISNTYRTLDEEQNKLIRKAFDIALDAHKDQRRKTGEPYIYHPIEVAKIVANEIGLGATSIACALLHDVIEDSEYTYEDIKKIFGQKIADIVNGLTKISVMNHQNISVQSENYRKLLLTLSEDFRVILIKIADRLHNMRTLESMRDDKQKKIASETVYIYAPLAHRLGLYNIKSELEDLSLKYNNPDVYYDIANKLELAKDNREKYVEEFKKEVSEQLKEEHLNFTIKGRAKAINSIYRKMLKQNVPFEEVFDNYAIRIIYKSDAKNEKFIAWKIYSIVTDLYHSNPQRMRDWITNPRSTGYESLHLTVLGPDKKWIEVQIRSERMDEIAEKGVAAHYKYKEGFKQNSDDRNFEKWVSQIREVIEQQQNLSTTELLDNIKLNLYSKEVFVFTPKGEIKILPVGSTALDFAFSVHTDLGMKCLGAKINGKLVPISYVLQNGDQIDILSSQNQKPKQDWLDIVITSKAKSRIKAALNSEKNGQVAEGKEIFQRKLRHAKLNFSEEEVNNIQKFFNHKTSQDLFLKFYDGTYDTTDLKKYADSKSALKNFFQRFRKSSNINTAHEESPTSDLDLIVFGKDEEKLNYSFAKCCTVIPGDKIFGFITISDGIKVHNDNCPNAINLRANYDYRVMPAKWVNEQRYSSRVRIQIEGIDRKGLVNDITEVISNAMNIDMKSISIESNDGIFLGTITLEVKNKSQLEETLKQLRNVLSVTQVKRI from the coding sequence ATGGTTTATGATTTAGAAAAAGAAAATAAAGAAATTCAGTATCGCTATAAAGATTTAATCTCTAATACATACAGAACTCTTGATGAAGAACAGAATAAACTCATCAGGAAAGCATTTGATATTGCTTTAGACGCTCACAAAGACCAAAGAAGAAAAACGGGCGAACCTTACATCTATCACCCTATCGAAGTGGCAAAAATTGTTGCCAATGAAATAGGTTTAGGAGCCACTTCTATCGCTTGTGCATTACTTCATGACGTGATTGAAGATTCTGAATATACTTATGAAGACATCAAGAAAATTTTTGGTCAAAAAATAGCAGATATTGTTAACGGATTGACTAAAATTTCGGTGATGAACCATCAAAACATCTCGGTTCAGTCTGAAAATTACAGAAAATTACTTTTAACTCTTTCCGAAGATTTCCGCGTGATTCTCATCAAAATTGCAGACAGATTGCACAATATGAGAACTCTTGAAAGCATGAGAGATGACAAACAAAAGAAAATCGCCTCAGAAACGGTTTACATTTACGCTCCTCTAGCTCATAGATTAGGACTTTATAACATAAAATCAGAACTTGAAGATTTATCTTTAAAATATAACAATCCAGATGTTTATTATGACATTGCTAATAAATTAGAACTTGCCAAAGATAATCGCGAGAAATATGTAGAAGAGTTCAAAAAAGAAGTTTCGGAACAACTCAAAGAAGAGCATCTCAATTTTACCATCAAAGGACGAGCAAAAGCCATCAATTCTATTTATAGAAAAATGCTGAAGCAAAACGTACCTTTTGAAGAGGTTTTTGACAATTACGCGATTAGAATTATTTATAAATCAGACGCTAAAAACGAAAAATTCATCGCTTGGAAAATCTATTCCATCGTTACCGATTTATACCACAGCAATCCGCAAAGAATGCGCGACTGGATTACCAATCCTCGTTCTACAGGTTACGAAAGTTTACATTTGACCGTTTTAGGTCCTGATAAAAAATGGATTGAAGTTCAAATTCGCTCCGAAAGAATGGACGAAATCGCTGAAAAAGGTGTTGCAGCGCATTATAAATACAAAGAAGGCTTCAAACAAAACAGCGACGATAGAAACTTCGAAAAGTGGGTTTCTCAGATTAGAGAAGTCATAGAACAACAACAAAACCTTTCCACCACAGAACTTTTGGATAATATTAAACTTAATCTTTATTCCAAAGAAGTTTTTGTTTTCACACCAAAAGGAGAAATTAAAATTTTACCAGTGGGTTCTACTGCTCTGGATTTTGCTTTTTCAGTTCACACCGATTTGGGAATGAAATGTTTAGGTGCAAAAATCAATGGAAAACTCGTTCCTATTTCTTACGTTTTACAAAACGGCGACCAAATAGACATTCTTTCTTCTCAAAATCAAAAACCAAAGCAAGATTGGCTAGATATTGTTATCACGTCTAAAGCAAAATCCAGAATCAAAGCCGCGCTTAATTCCGAAAAAAATGGCCAAGTTGCAGAAGGAAAAGAAATTTTCCAAAGAAAATTAAGACACGCAAAACTTAACTTTTCCGAGGAAGAAGTGAATAATATTCAGAAATTTTTTAATCATAAAACTTCTCAAGATTTATTTTTAAAATTCTACGATGGCACTTATGATACCACAGATTTAAAAAAATATGCCGATTCTAAAAGTGCGCTAAAAAACTTCTTCCAGAGATTTAGAAAATCATCCAACATCAATACTGCTCACGAAGAAAGTCCAACCTCAGATTTAGACTTAATCGTTTTCGGTAAAGATGAAGAAAAACTGAATTACAGCTTCGCCAAATGTTGTACCGTAATTCCAGGTGATAAAATTTTTGGATTTATCACGATTTCAGACGGAATTAAAGTTCATAATGACAATTGTCCTAATGCGATTAACCTTAGAGCCAATTACGATTATAGAGTTATGCCTGCAAAATGGGTTAATGAACAACGTTACAGCAGCAGAGTGAGAATACAAATCGAAGGAATCGACAGAAAAGGATTGGTTAATGACATTACTGAAGTGATAAGTAATGCCATGAATATTGATATGAAAAGTATTTCTATCGAAAGTAATGACGGTATTTTCTTAGGAACCATCACATTAGAAGTTAAAAACAAAAGCCAACTAGAAGAAACACTAAAACAACTCAGAAATGTACTGAGTGTAACCCAAGTAAAAAGAATATAA
- a CDS encoding M1 family metallopeptidase, whose amino-acid sequence MKKIGLFLLVFSQITFAQTFTKKDTLKGSDTAFRNFWDVKKYELTVEPNIQDQSVSGKNTIFFEITKDVENPTFQLDLQKPMNSKNFMGNFNYTQVKTEDDFIFIETQQSFKKGERFYMILEYFGNPRIAKKAPWDGGWVFTKDEKGNPWISVAQEGDGTSLWLPSKDIWNDEPDEGIEMKIITPKNLTGVGNGKLISQTVEKGKNVFTWEVKNPINLYSIVPTIGKFEHFSEIYDGEKGKLDCDYYVLSYNLDKAKKQFTQVKPMLQAFEYWFGAYPFYEDGYKLVETPYLGMEHQSNVAYGNHYLNGYLGRDLSGTGVGLNWDFIIIHESGHEWFANNITAKDQADMWIHEGFTCYSETLFTQNYLNKEKAELYIKGIRQNIENDKPIIGKYGVRNEGSGDMYYKGANMLHTIRTAINHDEKFRQILRGIGTDFYHQTVTTQQIENYISEKSGINFSTVFDQYLRTTQIPTLEFSQNGKTLKYRWTNTVEGFNLPIRIENTTLTPTKDWQTIKLKDKKDVKFNDNYYVNFVKI is encoded by the coding sequence ATGAAAAAAATCGGTTTATTTCTTTTAGTTTTTAGTCAAATCACCTTTGCACAAACTTTTACCAAAAAAGATACTTTAAAAGGTTCTGATACGGCGTTTAGAAATTTTTGGGACGTCAAAAAATACGAGCTCACTGTAGAACCTAATATTCAGGATCAATCAGTCAGCGGAAAAAACACCATTTTCTTTGAAATCACCAAAGATGTAGAAAATCCTACATTTCAATTAGACCTTCAAAAGCCTATGAATTCTAAAAATTTCATGGGAAATTTTAATTATACCCAAGTAAAAACCGAAGACGATTTCATTTTTATAGAAACTCAACAAAGTTTCAAAAAAGGAGAACGTTTTTACATGATTTTAGAATATTTCGGGAATCCTAGAATTGCCAAAAAAGCACCTTGGGATGGAGGTTGGGTTTTCACCAAAGATGAAAAAGGAAATCCGTGGATTTCCGTGGCTCAAGAAGGAGACGGAACCAGCCTTTGGTTACCCTCAAAAGATATTTGGAATGATGAGCCAGATGAAGGCATAGAAATGAAAATCATTACGCCAAAAAATTTAACAGGAGTTGGAAACGGTAAATTAATCTCTCAAACAGTAGAAAAAGGCAAAAATGTTTTTACTTGGGAAGTTAAAAACCCTATCAATCTATACAGCATTGTTCCTACCATTGGGAAATTTGAACATTTTTCTGAAATTTATGATGGAGAAAAAGGTAAATTAGATTGCGATTATTATGTACTTTCTTACAATCTAGATAAAGCCAAAAAACAATTTACGCAAGTAAAACCAATGCTTCAAGCGTTTGAATATTGGTTTGGAGCTTATCCTTTCTACGAAGACGGTTATAAATTGGTAGAAACGCCTTATTTAGGAATGGAACATCAGTCTAATGTAGCCTACGGAAATCATTATTTGAATGGTTATCTTGGTAGAGATTTATCTGGAACTGGAGTTGGATTAAATTGGGATTTCATCATTATTCATGAATCTGGTCACGAATGGTTTGCGAACAACATTACTGCAAAAGATCAAGCTGACATGTGGATTCATGAAGGTTTTACTTGTTACTCAGAAACGCTTTTTACTCAAAATTATTTGAACAAAGAAAAAGCAGAATTGTACATTAAAGGAATCCGTCAAAACATAGAAAACGACAAACCTATTATCGGGAAATACGGTGTAAGAAACGAAGGAAGTGGTGACATGTATTACAAAGGTGCAAACATGCTTCACACGATAAGAACCGCCATAAACCACGATGAAAAATTCAGACAAATTTTAAGAGGAATCGGTACAGATTTTTATCATCAAACAGTAACTACTCAGCAAATCGAAAATTATATTTCTGAAAAATCTGGAATAAATTTCTCCACTGTTTTTGACCAATATTTAAGAACTACTCAAATTCCAACTTTAGAATTTTCTCAAAACGGAAAAACGTTAAAATACAGATGGACGAATACGGTGGAAGGTTTCAACTTGCCTATTAGAATAGAGAATACAACTCTAACTCCAACCAAAGATTGGCAAACTATTAAACTGAAAGACAAAAAAGACGTAAAGTTTAATGATAATTACTATGTGAATTTTGTGAAGATTTAA